The following coding sequences lie in one Haematobia irritans isolate KBUSLIRL chromosome 3, ASM5000362v1, whole genome shotgun sequence genomic window:
- the LOC142229105 gene encoding acidic phospholipase A2 PA4-like, translating into MSIKIFPLVLTVALFVTMPLSPVAGSAVLISDMTMTVMVELSSRYPFCKMHTDRGDIQRMLLQADQRRIRQVPRESVMELEDVCKDSGSHGREFRGGLGFIYPGTKWCGPGNTATDFNDLGAHEDEDRCCREHDHCPNVLNVGECRRGLCNTGTFTRSHCDCDARLRRCLQSLNTETANTLGAIFYNVVQVTCFQERSPCSIHQRAGYNETEQEEICAQWQYQPSEKYVPSAPGRT; encoded by the exons ATGTCCATTAAAATTTTCCCTCTGGTATTGACGGTGGCTTTATTTGTGACGATGCCCTTAAGCCCGGTAGCTGGGTCAGCAGTTCTTATATCCGATATGACAATGACTGTAATGGTGGAGTTATCGTCACGCTATCCCTTTTGTAAAATGCATACTGATCG aggCGACATTCAGCGAATGTTACTGCAAGCTGACCAGAGGAGAATCCGTCAAGTTCCCAGGGAATCAGTCATGGAATTGGAAGACGTGTGCAAGGACTCTGGATCCCATGGTAGAGAATTTCGTGGCGGTTTAGGTTTCATATATCCAGGGACCAAATGGTGTGGACCGG GTAACACAGCAACGGACTTCAACGATTTAGGCGCACATGAGGATGAGGATCGATGTTGTCGTGAGCATGATCATTGTCCCAATGTCCTAAATGTGGGCGAGTGCCGTCGTGGATTATGTAATACTGGAACATTTACACGATCTCATTGCGATTGTGATGCTCGTTTGCGTCGATGCTTGCAATCTCTCAACACAg AAACAGCAAATACCTTAGGTGCAATCTTCTACAATGTTGTCCAGGTCACTTGCTTCCAAGAACGTAGCCCTTGTTCGATCCATCAAAG AGCTGGATACAATGAAACTGAACAGGAGGAAATTTGTGCTCAATGGCAATATCAACCTTCCGAAAAGTACGTACCCAGTGCTCCAGGACGTACTTAA